A single region of the Marmota flaviventris isolate mMarFla1 chromosome 10, mMarFla1.hap1, whole genome shotgun sequence genome encodes:
- the Hes2 gene encoding transcription factor HES-2 isoform X1, with product MGLPRPAGDAAELRKPLRSTSRPQTLKPLLEKRRRARINESLSQLKGLILPLLGRENSRFSKLEKADILEMTVRFLQELPASPYPPEVPPPRDSYQEGYSACLARLTRLLPACRVLEPTVSAHLLEHLRRRASSVTPGGWRAGDSDGPPSPAPPPAQAPAPSPPAPPGGPGLWRPW from the exons ATGGGACTGCCTCGCCCGGCAGGGGATGCGGCAGAGCTGCGCAAG CCGCTGCGCTCAACCTCGCGCCCACAGACCCTGAAGCCGCTGCTGGAGAAGCGCAGGCGCGCACGCATCAATGAGAGCCTGAGCCAGCTCAAGGGGCTCATCCTGCCTCTGCTGGGCAGGGAG AACTCGCGCTTCTCAAAGTTGGAGAAGGCCGACATTCTGGAAATGACCGTGCGCTTCCTGCAGGAGCTGCCTGCGTCCCCCTACCCCCCGGAAGTGCCAC CGCCACGCGACAGCTACCAAGAAGGCTACAGTGCCTGTCTGGCTCGCCTGACTCGTTTGCTGCCTGCGTGCCGCGTCCTGGAGCCCACCGTAAGCGCGCACCTGCTGGAGCACCTTCGTCGAAGGGCATCAAGCGTTACCCCTGGTGGCTGGCGGGCTGGAGACTCTGATGGGCCTCCCTCGCCAGCGCCACCACCTGCGCAGGCTCCTGCGCCCTCTCCACCTGCACCTCCCGGTGGCCCTGGGCTCTGGCGGCCGTGGTAG
- the Hes2 gene encoding transcription factor HES-2 isoform X3 codes for MGLPRPAGDAAELRKPLRSTSRPQTLKPLLEKRRRARINESLSQLKGLILPLLGREELPASPYPPEVPPPRDSYQEGYSACLARLTRLLPACRVLEPTVSAHLLEHLRRRASSVTPGGWRAGDSDGPPSPAPPPAQAPAPSPPAPPGGPGLWRPW; via the exons ATGGGACTGCCTCGCCCGGCAGGGGATGCGGCAGAGCTGCGCAAG CCGCTGCGCTCAACCTCGCGCCCACAGACCCTGAAGCCGCTGCTGGAGAAGCGCAGGCGCGCACGCATCAATGAGAGCCTGAGCCAGCTCAAGGGGCTCATCCTGCCTCTGCTGGGCAGGGAG GAGCTGCCTGCGTCCCCCTACCCCCCGGAAGTGCCAC CGCCACGCGACAGCTACCAAGAAGGCTACAGTGCCTGTCTGGCTCGCCTGACTCGTTTGCTGCCTGCGTGCCGCGTCCTGGAGCCCACCGTAAGCGCGCACCTGCTGGAGCACCTTCGTCGAAGGGCATCAAGCGTTACCCCTGGTGGCTGGCGGGCTGGAGACTCTGATGGGCCTCCCTCGCCAGCGCCACCACCTGCGCAGGCTCCTGCGCCCTCTCCACCTGCACCTCCCGGTGGCCCTGGGCTCTGGCGGCCGTGGTAG
- the Hes2 gene encoding transcription factor HES-2 isoform X2 — protein MGLPRPAGDAAELRKTLKPLLEKRRRARINESLSQLKGLILPLLGRENSRFSKLEKADILEMTVRFLQELPASPYPPEVPPPRDSYQEGYSACLARLTRLLPACRVLEPTVSAHLLEHLRRRASSVTPGGWRAGDSDGPPSPAPPPAQAPAPSPPAPPGGPGLWRPW, from the exons ATGGGACTGCCTCGCCCGGCAGGGGATGCGGCAGAGCTGCGCAAG ACCCTGAAGCCGCTGCTGGAGAAGCGCAGGCGCGCACGCATCAATGAGAGCCTGAGCCAGCTCAAGGGGCTCATCCTGCCTCTGCTGGGCAGGGAG AACTCGCGCTTCTCAAAGTTGGAGAAGGCCGACATTCTGGAAATGACCGTGCGCTTCCTGCAGGAGCTGCCTGCGTCCCCCTACCCCCCGGAAGTGCCAC CGCCACGCGACAGCTACCAAGAAGGCTACAGTGCCTGTCTGGCTCGCCTGACTCGTTTGCTGCCTGCGTGCCGCGTCCTGGAGCCCACCGTAAGCGCGCACCTGCTGGAGCACCTTCGTCGAAGGGCATCAAGCGTTACCCCTGGTGGCTGGCGGGCTGGAGACTCTGATGGGCCTCCCTCGCCAGCGCCACCACCTGCGCAGGCTCCTGCGCCCTCTCCACCTGCACCTCCCGGTGGCCCTGGGCTCTGGCGGCCGTGGTAG
- the Espn gene encoding espin isoform X2: MALEQALQAARQGDLDVLRSLHAANLLGPSLRDPLDALPVHHAARAGKLHCLRFLVEEAALPAAARARNGATPAHDAAATGHLACLQWLLSQGDCRVQDKDNSGATVLHLAARFGHPEVVNWLLRYGGGEPTMATDMGALPVHYAAAKGDFPSLRLLVGHYPEGVNAQTKNGATPLYLACQEGHLEVTQYLVQECGADPHARAHDGMTPLHAAAQMGHSSVIVWLVSCTDVSLSEQDKDGATAMHFAASRGHAKVLSWLLLHGGEISADLWGGTPLHDAAENGELECCQILVVNGAELDVRDRDGYTAADLSDYNGHSHCTRYLRTVENLSVEHRVLSQDSSTELEAKQPDSGMSSPNTTMSVQPQNFDLSSPASTLSNYDSCSSSHSSIKGQCPPPPPRGLSSARAADIQNYMDMLNPELGLSQSKMGRSVPPPPPPSFPPPPPPPGTQLPPPPPGYPAPNPPVGLHAADIYMQTKNKLRHVETEPLKKEPSSRDHHNGLRRQDSGRKSRTFIKQPSTGDYYRQLGRCTGEPLAARPGMAHSEEAALLPGNHVQNGCTADSKPSRELPPPPPPPPPPLPEAQSSLPPAPPLPLEGAGSGCGQRRSSSSTGKVRVLRHRKSTKSFNMMSPTGDNSELLAEIKAGKSLKPTPQSKGLTTVFSGSRQPATQPDTQVPPVSPAPSRARSPTPPAVGPQPLLNGSIVPAPPTTPAPGVQLNVETLVPIHDEQGRPIPEWKRQVMVRKLMVKMQEEEEQKRKEEEEEARLASLPAWRRDLLRKKMEEERAQKRKEEERQKQEEIQREKEQSEKLRTLGYDESKLAPWQRQVILKKGDIPK; the protein is encoded by the exons ATGGCCCTGGAGCAGGCACTGCAGGCGGCGCGGCAGGGAGATTTGGATGTGCTGAGGTCCCTGCATGCAGCCAACCTGCTGGGGCCCTCCCTGCGCGACCCCCTGGACGCCCTGCCTGTGCACCACGCGGCCCGCGCGGGCAAGCTGCACTGTCTGCGCTTCTTGGTGGAGGAGGCAGCCCTGCCCGCCGCGGCCCGCGCACGTAACGGCGCCACACCGGCCCACGACGCCGCAGCTACCGGCCACCTCGCCTGCCTGCAGTGGCTGCTCTCGCAGGGCGACTGCAGGGTGCAG GACAAAGACAATTCTGGTGCCACGGTCCTGCATCTGGCTGCCCGCTTCGGCCACCCTGAGGTGGTGAACTGGCTGCTGCGTTACGGCGGTGGGGAACCCACCATGGCCACAGACATGGGCGCCTTGCCTGTCCACTATGCCGCCGCCAAAGGAGACTTCCCCTCCCTGAGGCTTCTTGTCGGGCACTACCCTGA GGGAGTGAATGCCCAAACCAAGAATGGTGCCACGCCCCTGTACCTGGCGTGCCAGGAGGGCCACCTGGAGGTGACGCAGTACCTGGTGCAGGAGTGCGGCGCGGACCCACACGCGCGCGCCCACGATGGCATGACCCCGCTGCATGCAGCAGCACAGATGGGCCACAGCTCGGTCATCGTGTGGCTG GTGAGCTGCACCGACGTGAGCCTGTCGGAGCAGGACAAAGACGGCGCCACAGCCATGCACTTCGCCGCCAGCCGCGGCCACGCCAAAGTGCTCAGCTGGCTCCTGCTGCACGGCGGCGAGATCTCGGCCGACCTGTGGGGCGGGACCCCGCTGCATGACGCCGCAGAGAACGGCGAGCTGGAG TGCTGCCAGATCCTGGTAGTGAACGGCGCGGAGCTGGACGTCCGCGACCGTGACGGGTACACGGCCGCCGACCTGTCGGACTACAATGGCCACAGCCACTGCACCCGCTACCTGCGCACCGTGGAGAACCTG AGTGTGGAGCATCGAGTACTGTCCCAGGATTCGTCCACTGAGCTGGAGGCAAAGCAGCCTGACTCGGGCATGTCCTCACCCAACACCACCATGTCAGTCCAGCCACAGAACTTTGACCTCAGCTCGCCTGCCAGCACCCTCTCCAACTACGACTCCTGCTCTTCCAGCCACTCCAGCATCAAGGGCcagtgtcctcctcctcctcctcgtg GACTTTCCAGCGCAAGAGCCGCAGACATACAGAACTACATGGATATGCTGAACCCGGAGCTGGGCCTGTCTCAGAGCAAGATGGGGAGATCTGTACCCCCGCCACCACCCCCCAGCTTCCCGccaccgcccccacccccaggcaccCAGCTGCCCCCACCTCCACCAGGCTACCCAGCCCCCAACCCCCCTGTGGGGCTCCATGCAGCTGACATCTACATGCAGACCAAGAACAAGCTCCGCCACGTGGAGACAGAGCCACTCAAGAAGGAG CCGAGCTCCCGCGACCACCACAACGGGCTGCGGAGGCAGGACTCCGGCCGCAAGTCCCGGACCTTCATCAAGCAGCCCAGCACGGGGGACTACTACCGCCAGCTGGGCCGCTGCACCGGGGAGCCGCTGGCAGCACGCCCGGGCATGGCGCACAGCGAGGAG GCGGCTCTGCTCCCGGGGAACCACGTGCAGAACGGCTGCACCGCGGACTCCAAGCCGTCCAGGGAGCTGCCGCCaccgcccccgccgccgccgccgcccctgCCGGAGGCCCAGAGCTCGCTGCCGCCTGCCCCACCTCTGCCCTTGGAGGGCGCGGGCTCCGGCTGCGGGCAGCGCCGCTCCTCGTCGTCCACCGGCA AAGTGAGAGTCCTGAGGCACAGGAAGA GCACTAAGTCTTTCAACATGATGTCCCCAACGGGTGACAACTCAGAGCTACTGGCTGAGATCAAGGCAGGCAAGAGCCTGAAGCCAACACCGCAGAGCAAGGGGCTGACCACAGTGTTCTCAGGCAGCCGGCAGCCAGCAACCCAG CCTGACACACAGGTGCCACCTGTGTCACCTGCCCCATCTCGGGCCCGGAGCCCCACTCCACCAGCCGTGGGGCCTCAGCCACTGCTCAATGGCAGCATAGTGCCCGCACCACCCACCACCCCTGCGCCAGGTGTGCAGCTCAATGTGGAAACGCTCGTCCCCATACACGATGAGCAGGGCCGGCCCATCCCTGAGTGGAAGCGCCAAGTGATGGTGCGCAAGCTGATGGTGAagatgcaggaggaggaggagcagaagcGGAAG
- the Espn gene encoding espin isoform X1: protein MALEQALQAARQGDLDVLRSLHAANLLGPSLRDPLDALPVHHAARAGKLHCLRFLVEEAALPAAARARNGATPAHDAAATGHLACLQWLLSQGDCRVQDKDNSGATVLHLAARFGHPEVVNWLLRYGGGEPTMATDMGALPVHYAAAKGDFPSLRLLVGHYPEGVNAQTKNGATPLYLACQEGHLEVTQYLVQECGADPHARAHDGMTPLHAAAQMGHSSVIVWLVSCTDVSLSEQDKDGATAMHFAASRGHAKVLSWLLLHGGEISADLWGGTPLHDAAENGELECCQILVVNGAELDVRDRDGYTAADLSDYNGHSHCTRYLRTVENLSVEHRVLSQDSSTELEAKQPDSGMSSPNTTMSVQPQNFDLSSPASTLSNYDSCSSSHSSIKGQCPPPPPRGLSSARAADIQNYMDMLNPELGLSQSKMGRSVPPPPPPSFPPPPPPPGTQLPPPPPGYPAPNPPVGLHAADIYMQTKNKLRHVETEPLKKEPSSRDHHNGLRRQDSGRKSRTFIKQPSTGDYYRQLGRCTGEPLAARPGMAHSEEVRALQPAPAGRPGSGPAARASLASPSAPPQAALLPGNHVQNGCTADSKPSRELPPPPPPPPPPLPEAQSSLPPAPPLPLEGAGSGCGQRRSSSSTGSTKSFNMMSPTGDNSELLAEIKAGKSLKPTPQSKGLTTVFSGSRQPATQPDTQVPPVSPAPSRARSPTPPAVGPQPLLNGSIVPAPPTTPAPGVQLNVETLVPIHDEQGRPIPEWKRQVMVRKLMVKMQEEEEQKRKEEEEEARLASLPAWRRDLLRKKMEEERAQKRKEEERQKQEEIQREKEQSEKLRTLGYDESKLAPWQRQVILKKGDIPK, encoded by the exons ATGGCCCTGGAGCAGGCACTGCAGGCGGCGCGGCAGGGAGATTTGGATGTGCTGAGGTCCCTGCATGCAGCCAACCTGCTGGGGCCCTCCCTGCGCGACCCCCTGGACGCCCTGCCTGTGCACCACGCGGCCCGCGCGGGCAAGCTGCACTGTCTGCGCTTCTTGGTGGAGGAGGCAGCCCTGCCCGCCGCGGCCCGCGCACGTAACGGCGCCACACCGGCCCACGACGCCGCAGCTACCGGCCACCTCGCCTGCCTGCAGTGGCTGCTCTCGCAGGGCGACTGCAGGGTGCAG GACAAAGACAATTCTGGTGCCACGGTCCTGCATCTGGCTGCCCGCTTCGGCCACCCTGAGGTGGTGAACTGGCTGCTGCGTTACGGCGGTGGGGAACCCACCATGGCCACAGACATGGGCGCCTTGCCTGTCCACTATGCCGCCGCCAAAGGAGACTTCCCCTCCCTGAGGCTTCTTGTCGGGCACTACCCTGA GGGAGTGAATGCCCAAACCAAGAATGGTGCCACGCCCCTGTACCTGGCGTGCCAGGAGGGCCACCTGGAGGTGACGCAGTACCTGGTGCAGGAGTGCGGCGCGGACCCACACGCGCGCGCCCACGATGGCATGACCCCGCTGCATGCAGCAGCACAGATGGGCCACAGCTCGGTCATCGTGTGGCTG GTGAGCTGCACCGACGTGAGCCTGTCGGAGCAGGACAAAGACGGCGCCACAGCCATGCACTTCGCCGCCAGCCGCGGCCACGCCAAAGTGCTCAGCTGGCTCCTGCTGCACGGCGGCGAGATCTCGGCCGACCTGTGGGGCGGGACCCCGCTGCATGACGCCGCAGAGAACGGCGAGCTGGAG TGCTGCCAGATCCTGGTAGTGAACGGCGCGGAGCTGGACGTCCGCGACCGTGACGGGTACACGGCCGCCGACCTGTCGGACTACAATGGCCACAGCCACTGCACCCGCTACCTGCGCACCGTGGAGAACCTG AGTGTGGAGCATCGAGTACTGTCCCAGGATTCGTCCACTGAGCTGGAGGCAAAGCAGCCTGACTCGGGCATGTCCTCACCCAACACCACCATGTCAGTCCAGCCACAGAACTTTGACCTCAGCTCGCCTGCCAGCACCCTCTCCAACTACGACTCCTGCTCTTCCAGCCACTCCAGCATCAAGGGCcagtgtcctcctcctcctcctcgtg GACTTTCCAGCGCAAGAGCCGCAGACATACAGAACTACATGGATATGCTGAACCCGGAGCTGGGCCTGTCTCAGAGCAAGATGGGGAGATCTGTACCCCCGCCACCACCCCCCAGCTTCCCGccaccgcccccacccccaggcaccCAGCTGCCCCCACCTCCACCAGGCTACCCAGCCCCCAACCCCCCTGTGGGGCTCCATGCAGCTGACATCTACATGCAGACCAAGAACAAGCTCCGCCACGTGGAGACAGAGCCACTCAAGAAGGAG CCGAGCTCCCGCGACCACCACAACGGGCTGCGGAGGCAGGACTCCGGCCGCAAGTCCCGGACCTTCATCAAGCAGCCCAGCACGGGGGACTACTACCGCCAGCTGGGCCGCTGCACCGGGGAGCCGCTGGCAGCACGCCCGGGCATGGCGCACAGCGAGGAGGTGCGTGCCCTCCAGCCCGCACCCGCCGGCCGCCCCGGATCCGGCCCTGCAGCCCGCGCCTCACTAGCCAGCCCTTCCGCTCCCCCGCAGGCGGCTCTGCTCCCGGGGAACCACGTGCAGAACGGCTGCACCGCGGACTCCAAGCCGTCCAGGGAGCTGCCGCCaccgcccccgccgccgccgccgcccctgCCGGAGGCCCAGAGCTCGCTGCCGCCTGCCCCACCTCTGCCCTTGGAGGGCGCGGGCTCCGGCTGCGGGCAGCGCCGCTCCTCGTCGTCCACCGGCA GCACTAAGTCTTTCAACATGATGTCCCCAACGGGTGACAACTCAGAGCTACTGGCTGAGATCAAGGCAGGCAAGAGCCTGAAGCCAACACCGCAGAGCAAGGGGCTGACCACAGTGTTCTCAGGCAGCCGGCAGCCAGCAACCCAG CCTGACACACAGGTGCCACCTGTGTCACCTGCCCCATCTCGGGCCCGGAGCCCCACTCCACCAGCCGTGGGGCCTCAGCCACTGCTCAATGGCAGCATAGTGCCCGCACCACCCACCACCCCTGCGCCAGGTGTGCAGCTCAATGTGGAAACGCTCGTCCCCATACACGATGAGCAGGGCCGGCCCATCCCTGAGTGGAAGCGCCAAGTGATGGTGCGCAAGCTGATGGTGAagatgcaggaggaggaggagcagaagcGGAAG
- the Espn gene encoding espin isoform X3: MALEQALQAARQGDLDVLRSLHAANLLGPSLRDPLDALPVHHAARAGKLHCLRFLVEEAALPAAARARNGATPAHDAAATGHLACLQWLLSQGDCRVQDKDNSGATVLHLAARFGHPEVVNWLLRYGGGEPTMATDMGALPVHYAAAKGDFPSLRLLVGHYPEGVNAQTKNGATPLYLACQEGHLEVTQYLVQECGADPHARAHDGMTPLHAAAQMGHSSVIVWLVSCTDVSLSEQDKDGATAMHFAASRGHAKVLSWLLLHGGEISADLWGGTPLHDAAENGELECCQILVVNGAELDVRDRDGYTAADLSDYNGHSHCTRYLRTVENLSVEHRVLSQDSSTELEAKQPDSGMSSPNTTMSVQPQNFDLSSPASTLSNYDSCSSSHSSIKGQCPPPPPRGLSSARAADIQNYMDMLNPELGLSQSKMGRSVPPPPPPSFPPPPPPPGTQLPPPPPGYPAPNPPVGLHAADIYMQTKNKLRHVETEPLKKEPSSRDHHNGLRRQDSGRKSRTFIKQPSTGDYYRQLGRCTGEPLAARPGMAHSEEAALLPGNHVQNGCTADSKPSRELPPPPPPPPPPLPEAQSSLPPAPPLPLEGAGSGCGQRRSSSSTGSTKSFNMMSPTGDNSELLAEIKAGKSLKPTPQSKGLTTVFSGSRQPATQPDTQVPPVSPAPSRARSPTPPAVGPQPLLNGSIVPAPPTTPAPGVQLNVETLVPIHDEQGRPIPEWKRQVMVRKLMVKMQEEEEQKRKEEEEEARLASLPAWRRDLLRKKMEEERAQKRKEEERQKQEEIQREKEQSEKLRTLGYDESKLAPWQRQVILKKGDIPK, encoded by the exons ATGGCCCTGGAGCAGGCACTGCAGGCGGCGCGGCAGGGAGATTTGGATGTGCTGAGGTCCCTGCATGCAGCCAACCTGCTGGGGCCCTCCCTGCGCGACCCCCTGGACGCCCTGCCTGTGCACCACGCGGCCCGCGCGGGCAAGCTGCACTGTCTGCGCTTCTTGGTGGAGGAGGCAGCCCTGCCCGCCGCGGCCCGCGCACGTAACGGCGCCACACCGGCCCACGACGCCGCAGCTACCGGCCACCTCGCCTGCCTGCAGTGGCTGCTCTCGCAGGGCGACTGCAGGGTGCAG GACAAAGACAATTCTGGTGCCACGGTCCTGCATCTGGCTGCCCGCTTCGGCCACCCTGAGGTGGTGAACTGGCTGCTGCGTTACGGCGGTGGGGAACCCACCATGGCCACAGACATGGGCGCCTTGCCTGTCCACTATGCCGCCGCCAAAGGAGACTTCCCCTCCCTGAGGCTTCTTGTCGGGCACTACCCTGA GGGAGTGAATGCCCAAACCAAGAATGGTGCCACGCCCCTGTACCTGGCGTGCCAGGAGGGCCACCTGGAGGTGACGCAGTACCTGGTGCAGGAGTGCGGCGCGGACCCACACGCGCGCGCCCACGATGGCATGACCCCGCTGCATGCAGCAGCACAGATGGGCCACAGCTCGGTCATCGTGTGGCTG GTGAGCTGCACCGACGTGAGCCTGTCGGAGCAGGACAAAGACGGCGCCACAGCCATGCACTTCGCCGCCAGCCGCGGCCACGCCAAAGTGCTCAGCTGGCTCCTGCTGCACGGCGGCGAGATCTCGGCCGACCTGTGGGGCGGGACCCCGCTGCATGACGCCGCAGAGAACGGCGAGCTGGAG TGCTGCCAGATCCTGGTAGTGAACGGCGCGGAGCTGGACGTCCGCGACCGTGACGGGTACACGGCCGCCGACCTGTCGGACTACAATGGCCACAGCCACTGCACCCGCTACCTGCGCACCGTGGAGAACCTG AGTGTGGAGCATCGAGTACTGTCCCAGGATTCGTCCACTGAGCTGGAGGCAAAGCAGCCTGACTCGGGCATGTCCTCACCCAACACCACCATGTCAGTCCAGCCACAGAACTTTGACCTCAGCTCGCCTGCCAGCACCCTCTCCAACTACGACTCCTGCTCTTCCAGCCACTCCAGCATCAAGGGCcagtgtcctcctcctcctcctcgtg GACTTTCCAGCGCAAGAGCCGCAGACATACAGAACTACATGGATATGCTGAACCCGGAGCTGGGCCTGTCTCAGAGCAAGATGGGGAGATCTGTACCCCCGCCACCACCCCCCAGCTTCCCGccaccgcccccacccccaggcaccCAGCTGCCCCCACCTCCACCAGGCTACCCAGCCCCCAACCCCCCTGTGGGGCTCCATGCAGCTGACATCTACATGCAGACCAAGAACAAGCTCCGCCACGTGGAGACAGAGCCACTCAAGAAGGAG CCGAGCTCCCGCGACCACCACAACGGGCTGCGGAGGCAGGACTCCGGCCGCAAGTCCCGGACCTTCATCAAGCAGCCCAGCACGGGGGACTACTACCGCCAGCTGGGCCGCTGCACCGGGGAGCCGCTGGCAGCACGCCCGGGCATGGCGCACAGCGAGGAG GCGGCTCTGCTCCCGGGGAACCACGTGCAGAACGGCTGCACCGCGGACTCCAAGCCGTCCAGGGAGCTGCCGCCaccgcccccgccgccgccgccgcccctgCCGGAGGCCCAGAGCTCGCTGCCGCCTGCCCCACCTCTGCCCTTGGAGGGCGCGGGCTCCGGCTGCGGGCAGCGCCGCTCCTCGTCGTCCACCGGCA GCACTAAGTCTTTCAACATGATGTCCCCAACGGGTGACAACTCAGAGCTACTGGCTGAGATCAAGGCAGGCAAGAGCCTGAAGCCAACACCGCAGAGCAAGGGGCTGACCACAGTGTTCTCAGGCAGCCGGCAGCCAGCAACCCAG CCTGACACACAGGTGCCACCTGTGTCACCTGCCCCATCTCGGGCCCGGAGCCCCACTCCACCAGCCGTGGGGCCTCAGCCACTGCTCAATGGCAGCATAGTGCCCGCACCACCCACCACCCCTGCGCCAGGTGTGCAGCTCAATGTGGAAACGCTCGTCCCCATACACGATGAGCAGGGCCGGCCCATCCCTGAGTGGAAGCGCCAAGTGATGGTGCGCAAGCTGATGGTGAagatgcaggaggaggaggagcagaagcGGAAG
- the LOC139707500 gene encoding espin-like protein, with product MEILSGGLPSLPCNSDQRPGVPPPSTKVDTVQSQEPKPLRSLTSASSCCYPPEGWRYSQEHNAILGPFGELMTEADVLRIEQQIENLQVLHKAQKLEARLQQLELELEQLLPISAALSAPRFTIDPRRMHGRAASLPAWCSKISTLLKSMATLLAALGGRPAHLAELLTAETGQPLEPLPDAPSRPGPLCLGRSHSLSWCREAVAREILECGVSVQQLRATYELRAQGAASTSCQHHKFPQPASTPDREPILEEDYVAAGSEEQSAAVANGLLDSEEPLGTLGLPEVQDPQVALPEPEQIAHRPPLSTELPGVQDYIDMRKERIVYLFLEHWRKWTFRGPGRHTQVRLRKLLPRIVAAGAGTVPVEEVASPPPEGDNEAYGQDKRWRHLLKQRQVVGKLLGHWRSLLQQVPARQPRGPGLAHGLYWPQHFLPPLDGGTPRHYDSLTLDLFMLGYFQLLEMRLSREERKFRHLLCYEMFDRLGSHPWELIRLFHRLVIEEVEAGRRSWSDGFEDLRCQFFGDGPEAEPAREEEKEKEEGKEKEEEKEPPEEAVPADMEDLTEEQPEAPAPAPQPLPATHPPNSDPSCLPAPAEDPLELVSEMGEFSNEDICRYIDRSFSFWKEKEAEMFDI from the exons ATGGAGATCCTCTCTGGCGGCCTGCCCTCCCTGCCTTGCAACAGCGACCAGCGTCCAGGTGTGCCCCCACCATCAACCAAAGTGGACACTGTCCAGAGCCAGGAGCCGAAGCCTTTGCGCAGT CTGACATCTGCTAGCTCCTGCTGCTATCCCCCGGAGGGCTGGAGGTACTCCCAGGAGCACAACGCCATCCTTGGGCCCTTCGGGGAGCTCATGACTGAGGCCGACGTCCTCCGCATTGAGCAGCAAATCGAGAACCTGCAGGTACTACACAAGGCTCAGAAGCTGGAAGCGCGCCTGCAacagctggagctggagctggagcaACTGCTGCCCATCTCAGCCGCCCTGTCGGCTCCACGCTTCACCATTGACCCCCGCCGCATGCACGGCCGCGCCGCCAGCCTGCCCGCTTGGTGCAGCAAGATCTCCACGCTGCTCAAGAGCATGGCCACGCTACTGGCCGCACTGGGCGGACGGCCCGCACACCTGGCGGAGCTGCTGACAGCCGAGACTGGCCAGCCGCTGGAGCCGCTGCCTGATGCACCCTCACGACCAGGGCCGCTTTGCTTGGGCCGCTCGCACTCTCTCAGCTGGTGCCGGGAGGCCGTGGCGCGCGAGATCCTCGAGTGCGGCGTTTCGGTGCAGCAACTCCGAGCCACCTATGAGCTGCGTGCCCAGGGCGCGGCGTCCACCAGCTGCCAGCACCACAAGTTCCCGCAGCCGGCCAGCACTCCAGACCGTGAGCCCATCCTGGAGGAGGACTACGTGGCTGCCGGCTCCGAAGAGCAGAGCGCTGCGGTGGCAAACGGACTACTGGACTCTGAAGAGCCCTTGGGTACCTTGGGCCTGCCTGAGGTGCAGGACCCCCAGGTGGCACTGCCAGAGCCCGAGCAGATAGCGCACAGGCCGCCACTCTCCACTGAGCTGCCCGGCGTCCAGGACTACATCGACATGCGCAAAGAGCGCATTGTCTACCTTTTCCTGGAGCACTGGCGCAAGTGGACCTTTCGGGGCCCTGGGCGCCACACCCAGGTGCGTCTGCGCAAACTTCTGCCTCGCATTGTGGCAGCAGGCGCTGGCACTGTCCCAGTTGAAGAGGTAGCCTCCCCGCCCCCGGAGGGCGACAATGAGGCCTACGGTCAGGATAAGCGGTGGCGGCACTTGCTGAAGCAGAGGCAAGTGGTAGGCAAGTTGCTGGGTCACTGGCGGAGTCTGCTACAGCAAGTACCCGCACGGCAACCACGAGGCCCAGGCCTGGCGCATGGCCTGTACTGGCCCCAGCACTTCCTGCCACCCCTGGACGGTGGCACCCCTCGACACTACGACAGCCTCACGCTGGACCTCTTCATGCTTGGCTACTTCCAGCTGCTAGAGATGCGCCTGAGCCGCGAGGAGCGCAAGTTCCGCCATTTGCTGTGTTATGAGATGTTCGACCGGCTGGGCAGCCACCCGTGGGAGCTCATCCGCCTCTTCCACCGCCTTGTGATTGAGGAGGTGGAGGCCGGCAGGCGCAGCTGGAGCGATGGCTTCGAGGACCTCAGGTGCCAGTTCTTTGGAGACGGCCCAGAGGCTGAGCCGGccagggaagaagagaaggaaaaagaggaagggaaagaaaaagaggaggagaaggagcccCCCGAAGAGGCTGTGCCAGCTGACATGGAGGACCTGACAGAGGAGCAGCCAGAGGCCCCTGCCCCAGCACCACAGCCCCTTCCTGCCACCCATCCCCCCAACTCAGACCCATCTTGTCTCCCAGCCCCTGCTGAGGACCCTTTGGAGTTGGTGTCTGAGATGGGCGAGTTCAGCAATGAGGACATCTGTCGCTACATTGACCGTAGCTTCTCTTTCTGGAAAGAGAAGGAGGCAGAGATGTTTGACATCTGA